In the genome of Salmo trutta chromosome 39, fSalTru1.1, whole genome shotgun sequence, the window gcttatttctctaaaatgttctgCACAATTTTTTTCCatccgttagtgagcatttctccttggccaagataatccagctacttgacaggtgtggcatatcaagaagctgattaaacagcatgatcattacacaggtgcaccttgtgctggggacaataaaagacaactgccgttttgtcacacaacacaatgccactgatgCCTCAATGTTGATGGAGCGTgctattggcatgctgactgcaggaatgtacacaagagctgttgccagagaatttaatggtcatttttctaccataaccCGCCCCCAACGTCATTTAAGAGactttggcagtacgtccaaccggcctcacaaccgcagaccacgtgtatgacaTTGTTTTGGCaagcggttttctgatgtcaactgtcaaagttgtgaacagagtgccccatggtgacggtggggttatggtatgagcaggcataagctacgaacaaagaacacaattgcattttatcgatggcaatttgaatgcagagatacggtgacgagatcctgaggcccattgtcgtgccattcatccaccccATCACCTCatgcgaaatccatagattagggcctaatgaatttattttaattgactgattttcttatatgataTTTTACTACGTAAAATGatagaaattgttgcgtttatatttttgttcagtatagatgtaATTTAATTACCAACTCTGaagaaggccttgaggccgatacgtaaagcttaataaAGCGCAGTGATAATAGgaagagcagtgtgcaggtttcttatTTTTTATCTCAAATTAACAGCTTTATAAAAATCCCTATTTTTTCATTAAAGTCAGTTAATCTACTGAAGTTAACATTGCAACAACAGTTTAAATATTTAGATACCTGGACAATACATAAAGACAATCTTCTAATACCAATTCCCATATTTattcaaaatatttattttagttCCAAAACATGAGAATTGAAAAGATTaacttaaaaaaaacatacagtataatataatttGCATTAAATGAAAAATAGTTTAGTGGATAGACCAGGTTTTCCCAAACTCggcctcgggaccccaagggtaacatgttttggtttttgccctagcgctacacagctgatgcaaataatgaactaatcatcaagctgTGTAGTGTTAAGGCAAAAACCAAAGTGTTCACCCCTTGATGTCTCGCTGACAGTTTGGGAAATTATGGGAAAGAGAGTCTTAAAATATCTTAACACAATAGTCTGCATTGGTAAGGACATTAAAATAGCTTACCTCAATTACAGTAGATACACCTTTAGATATAGGCCTACACTATATCCTTGAGTTCCCTTTATCCATATTCAAATGTGTAGAAAAACACTGGATAACGTTACCTTCTGATTCAGAAAACCctttaaaacaaacatttatttacactctaaaatggattaaaacaaaATATTACAATCCCAGAGATATGTCAATCATAACGTGCTTATTGTCCAGTGCTTGCATTAGATAACTTTATGGATGGCTTTAACCATCACACTAGGTAGTCATTGTCATTCCGCAAAAACCCTGCTTTGATAGACTCTGTTACCCATGACTCTCTAACAATCTTAAACTTTTTGGTAAAGAGTCGTCTGAGGGTTCTTAAAGCCAACACTCTTGTTTCCTCCACCACTATGACATGAGAGACCCCTTCCTCGAGCTTCTGCACTACTGTCCCTCCGTGGAAGCGGAATTCCAGAGCCCGCGTGTCCAGACAAGTTGCTGGTACGATGCTTTTAGGGTCTCCTATGTCTGTGTATCTGTCCATATAGACCCTGAAAGGTCTGAACATGCTAGTGGGGAGGTCGTCCCAGCTGTAGCGTTCCTCCAACTTAGCGATGCACTGTGCCGTCAAAGTGACCGCTCTGCCAATCCGACCGAAGACTTCCCTCAGCTGCTGCTCGTCCGTGTCCACGAAGTAGCTGTCTCCGTAGCAGTCGTATTCCTTGGCAAACTGCTCCTTGGTGGAGGGCGACATGTGTATCATGTGACACGGTTGCCATGGCACCACCTGCTTCCTGTCTAGGCACTCCAGCAGCCAGGCAGCCCACACCAAGTCGTGCTGGTCTGAAGAGATCAGGTTCTTCACACGCATGTTCTCCACAGCGGCGATCACACAGTAGGTGTCCGGTCCCGGGTTCTGGACTACAATACCGCCACATCGGGCCACTGCTTTCTCCAGCTCCGCCTTGGGGTGCGCCTCGTTGCCATTCATAACACAGAACTCCACGTCCTCGAACATGTCCGTCTCCTTGGTGACGCCAGATAGGTCCTGGGACTTGAAGTGGTCGATGACGCCGACAGCTTTCTTGGGCTTGGCCGCTGCCAGCGACTTGCTCTTCTTCTTTTCAGGCTCGTCATTGTCATTGATGCGGAGGTGGCGCGAGAACAACTTCCCGGACGCCTTGTTGCGAAACTGATCGAGCTCAGCTAGGGTCATGCACTGGTGCCACTCTTTATCCTCCCGGATCTTCTCGATTCTGGGGAAGCGTAGAGTGCAGTTGGTTTTGTACATGTCACTACTGACTATTTCTGCTGCCTTCACCTGGATGATGACCGAGTTGCATGGGTCAATGTAGACTTCTGGTCTCTCCGTCCCACACAGAATAGAGGCCGGAGGGTCGTTCTTCCGGTAGACTTTCCAGTGCTTGGCCAGCTTCAGCCCCAAGTCATACAGCTCCTTCATGGTGTAGCCGGAACCGATTCGACAGAGCGTGTGGAAGacggagggtttctctccaggctTCGGAGCTTCGGCAACCGCAACGAGAAAATGAGACATCATGCCACCTCGCCTTCCTTTTCCCCAGTAGCCTCCGACAATCAACAGGTCGAGCTCATCCATCAAGCCATCAACGTACTCCGGCTTTATCTTGAGCCAGCCCTCACCTCGTTTATCGGGCTTGTATACGGATGAGGGATCTTTCACCATGATGCCCTCTTCCCTGTTGTCAATGGCTTCATTGAGGGCGTTCACCACCTCTTGCATAGTTTTGGCCTCCGTTTTCGGCACCACGTGTATCCTCCCTTTAACAGGAGTGAAGACAGTCTGAAGGTTGTCGTGGCGCACCTTCAACGTCTCGTTGCCAAACTTGCGGTCGTTCACAAGAAGTACATCAAAAACGCAAAAGCACGTCTGCAGCTCGGAGTCATCCACTAGCCTCTTGATGTCAAACTTGCTTCCTTTTTGCATGAAGGTGTCGGCAGTGGGGTTGTACGCCATCATCTCCCCATCCAGGATGCAATTGAATACGTGGGGCTTGAAGACATTGTGGATGAAAGGCGTCAGGGAGCCCTCTAGCGGCGATGCACCAAACTGCTGGGTGTACTCGAAGGAGTTCCGTGTGAAGTACTTGTAGACGTCGCCATCTTTGTGCAGCTGGATGCGCTCTCCATCCAGCTTGGTCTCTATGAAGAAGTTGCTGTTTCCCATCTGCTTCTCCACCTGGCGCATGTTGGCCACGGCGGCCAGCATAGGTTTGAAGGCAAAGAACAGGCCAATGGACACTTCGCTGAGGGACACAGAGGGGT includes:
- the lig4 gene encoding DNA ligase 4, whose protein sequence is MEGTSKSKSAAPQSSVAAQVPFLHLCTTLEKIQKTKLRPDKSKFLHDFIDSWRKFHAALHKDNPTTTDSFYPAMRLIVPSFERERMAYGIKESMLAKLYIDVLGLPKNGPEANKLLNYRTPTTSQGEAGDFALMTYFVLKKRCTSQGNLTIREVNDFLDSVAINNAGKQKDLVKKSLLHLITQSTALEQKWLIRMILKDMKLGVSKETVLQVFHLDAAELYNVTTDLNKVCRQLHDPSVSLSEVSIGLFFAFKPMLAAVANMRQVEKQMGNSNFFIETKLDGERIQLHKDGDVYKYFTRNSFEYTQQFGASPLEGSLTPFIHNVFKPHVFNCILDGEMMAYNPTADTFMQKGSKFDIKRLVDDSELQTCFCVFDVLLVNDRKFGNETLKVRHDNLQTVFTPVKGRIHVVPKTEAKTMQEVVNALNEAIDNREEGIMVKDPSSVYKPDKRGEGWLKIKPEYVDGLMDELDLLIVGGYWGKGRRGGMMSHFLVAVAEAPKPGEKPSVFHTLCRIGSGYTMKELYDLGLKLAKHWKVYRKNDPPASILCGTERPEVYIDPCNSVIIQVKAAEIVSSDMYKTNCTLRFPRIEKIREDKEWHQCMTLAELDQFRNKASGKLFSRHLRINDNDEPEKKKSKSLAAAKPKKAVGVIDHFKSQDLSGVTKETDMFEDVEFCVMNGNEAHPKAELEKAVARCGGIVVQNPGPDTYCVIAAVENMRVKNLISSDQHDLVWAAWLLECLDRKQVVPWQPCHMIHMSPSTKEQFAKEYDCYGDSYFVDTDEQQLREVFGRIGRAVTLTAQCIAKLEERYSWDDLPTSMFRPFRVYMDRYTDIGDPKSIVPATCLDTRALEFRFHGGTVVQKLEEGVSHVIVVEETRVLALRTLRRLFTKKFKIVRESWVTESIKAGFLRNDNDYLV